Proteins encoded within one genomic window of Siniperca chuatsi isolate FFG_IHB_CAS linkage group LG4, ASM2008510v1, whole genome shotgun sequence:
- the LOC122875461 gene encoding E3 ubiquitin-protein ligase TRIM21-like translates to MSAASCLLTEDQFLCSICLNVFTDPVSTPCGHNFCKTCITEHWNTNVPCQCPNCKEVFYTRPELRVNTFISEMAAQFRQSAQQKASSSSSEQHVAKPGEVPCDVCTGAKLKALKSCLVCLASYCETHLEPHLTASRLKRHQLIDPVENLEGRMCTKHDKLLELFCKTDQTCVCMLCTVLDHKTHDVVPLKEEYEDKKAELGKTEAETQQLIQKRRLKIQEIKRSVELSKEDADREIAGGVQVFIALKESVERSQAELIDTIREKQRKTEKQAEGFIKELEQEISELKKRSSELEQLSRSEDHLHLLQSLPSLNAAPTTKDRTEVSVRPPSYEGTVVRAVNQLEETLSKQMKKLFEAELKRVQQYAVAVTLDPDTAHPYLILSDDGKQVKHGDVKKNLPDNPERFSYCVIVLAKQSFSSRRFYYEVKVLGKTAWDLGVVRESANRKGKITAKPQDGYWTIYLRNENEYKAPAGPPVRLSLKSQPETVGVFVDYEEGLVSFYDADAAALIYSFTGCCFTEKLYPYFSPCLNDGLKNSAPLIIAPVSHSE, encoded by the coding sequence ATGTCTGCTGCCAGCTGTCTGCTGACTGAAGATCAGTTTCTGTGCTCCATCTGTCTGAATGTGTTCACTGATCCAGTCAGCACACCATGTGGACACAACTTCTGTAAAACCTGCATCACTGAACACTGGAATACTAATGTCCCGTGTCAGTGTCCCAACTGTAAAGAGGTTTTCTACACACGACCTGAGCTGCGGGTCAACACCTTCATCTCTGAGATGGCTGCTCAGTTCAGACAGTCAGCTCAACAgaaagccagcagcagcagctcagagcaaCACGTTGCCAAACCAGGAGAAGTTCCCTGTGACGTCTGCACTGGAGCCAAACTGAAGGCCCTGaagtcctgcctggtgtgtctggCCTCCTACTGTGAGACTCACCTGGAGCCTCATCTGACAGCTTCACGTCTGAAAAGACATCAGCTGATCGATCCTGTGGAGAACCTGGAAGGCAGGATGTGTACGAAGCACGACAAACTGCTGGAGCTGTTCTGTAAGACCGACCAGACGTGTGTCTGCATGCTCTGCACTGTTTTagaccacaagacacatgatgTTGTTCCTCTGAAAGAAGAATATGAAGATAAGAAGGCCGAGCTGGGGAAGACAGAGGCTGAAACTCAGCAGCTGATCCAGAAGAGACGACTGAAGATTCAGGAGATCAAACGCTCAGTGGAGCTCAGTAaggaagatgcagacagagagatagcagGTGGTGTTCAGGTCTTCATCGCTCTGAAGGAGTCTGTTGAGAGAAGCCAGGCCGAGCTCATCGACACgatcagagagaagcagagaaagacagagaaacaggctgAAGGCTTCATCAAAGAGCTGGAACAGGAAATCTCAGAGCTGAAGAAGAGAAGCTctgagctggagcagctctcacgctctgaagaccacctccacctcctccaaagCCTCCCGTCCCTGAACGCTGCTCCAACCACCAAGGACCGGACAGAAGTCAGCGTCCGTCCACCTTCATATGAGGGGACTGTGGTGAGAGCTGTGAATCAGCTGGAGGAGACGCTCagtaaacagatgaagaagctgTTTGAGGCCGAGCTGAAGAGGGTCCAGCAGTACGCAGTGGCTGTGACACTCGATCCTGATACAGCACATCCCTATCTCATCCTGTCTGATGATGGAAAACAAGTTAAACATGGTGATGTAAAGAAGAATCTCCCAGACAATCCAGAGAGATTTTCATATTGTGTTATTGTCTTAGCAAAGCAGAGTTTCTCTTCAAGAAGATTTTATTACGAGGTTAAGGTTTTAGGGAAGACTGCCTGGGATTTAGGAGTGGTCAGAGAGTCGGCCAACAGGAAGGGAAAAATCACAGCAAAACCTCAGGATGGTTACTGGACGATATATTTGAGGAATGAAAATGAGTACAAAGCTCCTGCTGGCCCTCCAGTCCgtctctctctgaagtctcAGCCTGAGACGGTGGGGGTGTTTGTGGATTATGAGGAGGGTCTGGTCTCCTTTTATGACGCTGATGCTGCAGCTCTGATCTACTCCTTTACTGgctgctgcttcactgagaaactctaCCCATACTTCAGTCCTTGTCTTAACGATGGTCTTAAAAACTCTGCCCCTCTGATCATCGCTCCTGTCAGTCACTCTGAGTAG